GAGGGAGTGAAGGTTCTCGTAAAAACCCCGATACCTAATTTAGCCATAACGAAATCAAAAAATAGAAAAGATGATGAAGTTACCTTGAATAATTGGTGATGAAAACTAAACGTTGATAATCATTTCAAAATACAAAGTGTAGCTTTGATAATCAGACCGTGAATAGATGTAAATAATCCCTCACCCAAAGAGACAGAAAGGAATCATGTAGTAGGGTAAAACGTAATCCAACATGTGACATCATGCAGGCGCTGTCAAATCAAACCTAACCCATTTATGAATTTTAACTTCACCATGCTCAGCTTAATCCCTTGCTTCGTAAACTTAAACATGGGGGCTTGATAGTGTATCTACCTTCGGCATAATAAATATTGTTTCGTCGGCAACCATCTACGAAGAAAGCACCGAACATAGGAACATAGGGAATTCACACTTGTTGACGGAGCGATGGCACTTAATATAGTCAACCGAAACCTCAATCAAACAAAGTCAACATTAGGGAACTATATCTAGCTTAACTACCGGCATACCTAACTAAGGCAAAGGACAACTTTTCTTTCACTTGCAAAGACCCATTTTGAGAATGTCAAGGAATCTTTCCATAATACATTGAAAATCAACAATGCCTCAAAAGATGGTATTAGACCTCTACAAATAAGGAGGCATAGACACTTGAATGAGTAGACTCTCAACATACGTTCATTCTCATATGTCATGTTACACACTTGCCATTCTTTTATCCTCGGTGGCGTAAAGAAAGTCTAACTTTGCTACCTTTTTAGAATCGCCAACGAAGAGTTAACACTTTATATACACCCATATTACATTACTTAGTGATCAAAACAACCAATCCCTTCGATAAGGCCCGCCGAAAAATGTACAAACACTATACTTTGACAATACTAGAACTGCTCAGCGTGGTCGGATATGTGTCGATTGATGTTTTCCCTCGGGataaatccctgcagacccggatcacAGACGAATTATCCGTGGGGTGGCCTTATCAATCTTTCGGGACCAAACTGTGAAGTGCTCCGTTTAGTGTGTTGTTGCTAGGGAGTGAAGTTCTAGAGTgggaaagtactatgtgagagagataGTGTGTTCTCTGCCACAGGTTACCGAATTTTGAAATGTGGTTATCTAAGggcctatttataggcgtagatccTCCAAAATTTTTGGATACACATGTCAGATGATGATTGATTGATTTATGCGAAGTATGCGTGACCGACTTAAGCTTGACGCTGACATGACATGTGTGCTGCTCCAAGCGCTTATTTAAGGACtcaagcatagaagctgcctgcagaccttacgcatgacgctgggcgGTCTGTTATGATCGGAGAACGGTGAACGACTGTTTAAAAAAAATTGTTGTTGCTGCTAGTTTTGTGCGTTTCAAATGCAGCTTccgaataaaaatgataattttatgtgTGTAGCCCATATCATATACCATTAACAATCACCTATACACGATTTAATTTCTTAACCATAACCCTATTGACTACACTTAAAATGATATGCCAAATTAAATGGTTGCCTTTTCGAATGAGATTGATCAATATTAATTTTGTCAACATTCACCGGTCATTCTTAATTTCTTTTGCAAAACTCAAAACGGGCTGGGCTGACCCATTATATATTTTGGCTTTTATTTAGAAAAAAGTTTGGGTAAATTAATATGTTTTATTGTTACAGTTTATTTAAGCATTTGAGTCAAATGAGCCCATCATAATTAAAGTCGTCTAAACAGTAATTTTATATTTAGATTGGATTGATCTCATCTGATCAACAACATGAATAGTTCTGTTGGTTGATCTTAACAAGTTTTGTTTGAGCTAGTTTACTGCAAATCATAGAAAAAATAAGTTATTTCTGGTTTTGATTGTGGACTTTCATCCTACAACTACTTTTGTACACGGAAAAAGTCTAATAAGTAATAAGTAACACTTAAACAAGACACTGTAATCTAAGGGTTTGATTTACCGTTTCATTAAATAATTTGAAACTATGCCTGTGACGTAAAAAAAACAGATGTGCCATTCATATGAATAACGATAACAATATACAAGAATTGTTTCAGATAATGCTTATGCACCACAACCTATTCAAACATTTTCATCATGAACGATAAAATGAACAATACTTATTCGTCCGTATCATTTTGTTTCATTCGTTTTCTTGACTGATTTTATGATTATTTACCGATGAACAAAAGGAAACCAATTCTTCAATGTCTTGAGTGACTTTTACTTCTGCCGATCTTGCCTAACATGTTCAACAAATTAGGAACACAAACACCTCGGGAGGATGATTCTTGGGAGCGTTGGGATGTTTGTTCTTGTATGCATACTGGTCTTGGAAAGTATAAGGTTCCATTGTCTCGTTGTCTGATTCCACTGCGTCTCCCTAGTGACACACTATTGTCTTGAAAGAATGATGTTGTTGACTGTTCATTACaacttttaaaaattaagtttattcaaagattaatgGCATTTGAAATAAGCTAATCAGTCTTTAAACACGAATCCTAAAATTTTTTAAAGAacttcttttgttttttttttaacagtgaaatttggggggggggggggggggccacCCGATCATATCCGTTTCACGTGTCAAGGATGCTCCACCGAAGAACTCCCATAGGACAGGCTCTGCGTGTATTCACCCTTGAGAAGCACCCCTGAACAACTGCCACATGACAGTCACATAACAGCTTTGCCTCCAGAGGACTCCATAACCAACTGCAAAGCAAATTGCATTATGAAATTCTCAAGTGAGACTCGAACTCGAGATCTCACGGACATCCAGAAAGGCGGTAACCACTCCATAAAGAACTTTTGTATTATAGCCTAACTATGCAGCTACTAAATCTGGTATAGATTTTGGTGTGATTACATTACCTCTGTGTCGAAATTGGATGATGAAAATGAAGAAAAACTTGACAAGGAACGATGAAAAGTGTGTGGTTCTCTTGCACATGGTACAGCCTCAGGTACACCAAGTCTTGTGTTCATATTGCCGAGCCCAAATGGCCATCCGTATGTCACCTCACGACCCTGCCAATAAAACTTCCAATAACTCAGACTTTAATGAACATGAGAATTCGTTGACTAGATAACAGGTCCCACATTCAAGAACCTCGGCTACTTTGGCAACAACTCTCACATCTTGACACAAACATATAGTTAACTCTTTTGTGAATTGTGTATGCATATGAAATTTTGGGAAGTTAACAATGATCAATATCAAAACTCTATTACACCATATTGTTTAGTATCGCCTTTTAGGTTGATTAAATGTCACAATTTGCTGTATAACACTAGTAGAATATAGTTAACTATTTTTTATAGTTACATTATGCCTATAGTAATATTTTCTAAATTTGTTAACAACCTGTCACATATAGATATAAGAGGAACTTTATATACTAATCTTCAATTAATCTCTTAATAGATTATAGACTTTTAAAGGACCGCACAAGTTCACACAACTTATACAATTTAACAAGTAACTGACAAAATTGATCAGATactaaaaacattcatattcatattcatattcatagtcTAATTAAAAAAGAAGTGAAGCTGCTCAAAACTCAAGTTTTAATATCATGCTCACTTataaattaaatcttattattatcccTATTCAATAAAGACCACACAAACAAAAATAAATGTATATGAAGATGGTCAGTAGAAGCACTTTTCTGTATTGAATTGAATCTACTTGATCCTAAAAACCAGGACGATGAGAAAAATTCCTAATTAACCTCATAACATAAAAAAGAACACAAATATTAGTCAGaaacttgtaattatattcatTAAGAAATGTAATACATAAAATAGAGGACGAGTGATAGAATTATGATGAGGTACATAATTGATACCTGAATGATCATCACGATATGTTCAAGAGATTAATTAAAGTATTCGAAGAAGACGATGATAAAGTTTATCTAATGAATATGAAACCACGCATAGTAAGACAGAATTCGTTGTTATAGTAGTTACAGTATATATTTTGGAAAGTGAGTTTTATaattgatatgtacacaaccacttTTTATACATACACAATCAAACACGCTTTACAGTGTTATATTGTGTAATACTGTAAAGCGTGTTTGGTTGTATATGTGTAAAAAATGGTTGTATTTTTATAGAATAGAATTTTTAGCAGTTTTTGAatgaaattatatatttataagatCGAACACGAATGATGAATAAGAAGGGGTCTTTGTGTCCCAAAGTTTATGACAAGTGGCGGTTTCCGTTGGTCCCCATGCCTTCATATCATATTGTCCCCCATTGGAATTTTTCAATCATATAATAAAATAAGATCAAATAAAAAATAATAACTAGTGGTTTGATGTTAAACTGAGTAAAAGTGCCCCTCAAAAGTTCTTGTAGTTTGATTATTATTGTATggtgttggtacgattttccgtatagcagctgtaaggtaccagtacaagacaatagctgctcagcgtgtggcatatactgttgattgatgtttgccctcgagaaataatctctacagacccggaacacagatgtaagatctgtggggcggcctcaatcaatctgtggatcaatctgtaatgatccgtctagcgtactgctgctaagcggctaatgttattttagagtgagaaagaactgtgtgagagagaaagtgtaattctctctgactgaagttcagatcagaatgatctgaaatgtggtgacccaaggggtctatttataggcacagaatgtccgaaattcacgggatacacgtatcaatcactgaatggttctgttacgtgaagtatccggaatgtcggtggcgtttgctgacgtggctgcgtgccgttcacgcgctgagtaaaatgtcttatgcattgaagctgcctgcagggcttacgcttgacgctgggcggcctgttcTACGCTGGGCGGTAAATACTGAACACCGCTAAattttgttatcttttgtgctttttgatccatttttctgtatgaaaatggtgttttttatgcgtgtatctcctaggatacaccattaagtcctccagtttaatgtctttatttttggaaaaaaataaagtcattaaactaaaaaataaataTTGTTTTTTTCCTCGGGAACAAGAACCTTCTCTAGCCGAACTTTCTGCCATGTCAGTTACTTTTTGATCATGACCTGCAAAAAATAATCCTTTTTTGATTTTGAATTGTTTTTTCCAATTTTTTCTTTTTCCGCATATTTACTCAGTTAACACGTGGCACCATGTCATCCATACGATTAACTGCTAACTATTCATCTTCCACTTCGCTATTTATTACCCAATTTTTACTGCATCATATTTACGTCGAACCAAATTTATTTCCTTCATCTACCTTAAACTTCTGTCCAAAATTCCTTTCTTAACTACGCAATCAATGGCTATTTTTAATGTTGAAGATATTCCAAGCAGAATCTCCTCAATCTATCTTGATCGCGTCAGAATTGCTTTTCCCAAATTTTTTGGTGCCGATGCTGTTGTTCCTGGTCCTCATGAACGTGCGTCTCAACCTCCCTCTGGAAAAGTAGCTATTTATGGTCGTGCTTTATGCTTTTCTCATCTTCGTATCCCATTTACGAAATTCTACTTGGATGTTTGTTGGTTTTATGGCGTTAGTGTTGGGCAATTCGAGCCTATGTCCATTAGGAAAATCTTGTTGTTTGAGATGTACTGTAGGGCTCG
The window above is part of the Rutidosis leptorrhynchoides isolate AG116_Rl617_1_P2 chromosome 1, CSIRO_AGI_Rlap_v1, whole genome shotgun sequence genome. Proteins encoded here:
- the LOC139870859 gene encoding uncharacterized protein, with protein sequence MIIQGREVTYGWPFGLGNMNTRLGVPEAVPCAREPHTFHRSLSSFSSFSSSNFDTESTTSFFQDNSVSLGRRSGIRQRDNGTLYFPRPVCIQEQTSQRSQESSSRGVCVPNLLNMLGKIGRSKSHSRH